In the Helianthus annuus cultivar XRQ/B chromosome 11, HanXRQr2.0-SUNRISE, whole genome shotgun sequence genome, one interval contains:
- the LOC110887867 gene encoding uncharacterized protein LOC110887867, giving the protein MCVLAYGTSTDAHDEYLRISKTVTRDALMKFVEDVISCFSQEYLRKPNDNDLARLLYVGEERGFPGMIGGIDCMHWEWKNCPNAWAGQYTGRRGKPTIILEAVASYDLWIWHAFFETPGPCNDINVL; this is encoded by the coding sequence ATGTGTGTGCTAGCGTATGGGACATCAACAGATGCACATGATGAATATTTAAGAATAAGTAAAACTGTAACAAGGGATGCTCTTATGAAGTTCGTAGAAGATGTTATTTCCTGTTTCAGTCAAGAGTACCTTAGAAAGCCCAATGATAATGATTTAGCAAGATTACTCTATGTTGGGGAAGAACGTGGATTCCCAGGAATGATTGGCGGCATTGATTGTATGCATTGGGAATGGAAAAATTGTCCCAATGCTTGGGCTGGACAATATACAGGTAGACGCGGCAAACCAACAATCATTTTAGAAGCCGTTGCATCATATGACTTATGGATATGGCACGCATTCTTCGAAACACCAGGTCCGTGCAATGATATTAACGTCCTTTAA